A region from the Musa acuminata AAA Group cultivar baxijiao chromosome BXJ1-10, Cavendish_Baxijiao_AAA, whole genome shotgun sequence genome encodes:
- the LOC104000945 gene encoding cell number regulator 8 encodes MANLESSALLKHPDGREEPAPEPKEKTPAAPPEAVPKPQQKAPPAAVAKGPAGWTADGLPVGHGSVVGEPVGRVQWNSSLFSCFGRNDDFCGSDLEVCLLGSFAPCVLYGSNAERLGAVPGSFADNCLPYTGLYVLGNALFGWNCLAPWLSHPTRTAIRRKFNLEGSFEAFTRPYGCCDGIVEDEQRREQLEQVCDFATHYMCHTCSLCQEGRELRRRLPHPGFDARPVLIMIPPMEQTMGRGA; translated from the exons ATGGCGAATTTGGAATCCAGCGCCCTCCTGAAGCACCCCGACGGCCGCGAGGAGCCCGCCCCCGAGCCCAAGGAGAAGACCCCGGCAGCGCCACCCGAGGCCGTCCCCAAGCCCCAGCAGAAGGCTCCGCCGGCCGCTGTTGCGAAGGGCCCCGCCGGGTGGACCGCGGACGGGCTTCCGGTCGGTCACGGGAGCGTCGTCGGCGAGCCCGTCGGCCGTGTCCAGTGGAATTCCAGCCTCTTCTCTTGCTTTGGCCGCAACGATGACTTCTGCGGCAGCGATCTGGAAGTCT GTCTCCTTGGTAGCTTTGCTCCATGTGTGTTGTATGGAAGTAATGCAGAGAGGCTTGGAGCAGTTCCTGGTTCCTTTGCAGATAACTGCTTGCCTTATACTGGTCTTTATGTGCTTGGGAATGCCCTTTTTGGTTGGAACTGCCTTGCACCATGGCTTTCACACCCTACACGGACAGCCATTCGTCGCAAGTTCAATCTTGAA GGTAGCTTTGAGGCGTTCACCAGACCCTATGGATGCTGCGATGGAATAGTTGAGGATGAACAGAGGCGTGAGCAATTGGAACAAGTATGTGACTTCGCTACACATTACATGTGCCACACATGCTCCCTCTGCCAGGAAGGCCGTGAACTGCGTCGCAGGCTGCCACACCCTGGATTTGATGCACGACCAGTCTTGATCATGATTCCTCCCATGGAACAAACCATGGGCCGGGGCGCCTGA